From Epinephelus lanceolatus isolate andai-2023 chromosome 5, ASM4190304v1, whole genome shotgun sequence, the proteins below share one genomic window:
- the LOC117262092 gene encoding phospholipase A2 inhibitor subunit A-like, giving the protein MRMILLFCILCLMTSTGHNQAAGVPGPPGPPGPPGPRGPRGMIGFPGPAGPAGPPGMTGPPGPAASCGRDIFGPIMEDLETLKKSLAKVKLTINYDFVRSVGQKYFVSNKEIGSFSRAVDFCSQRGLELALPQNEEENNILTQVFVESNENAWINVNNKEVGNFEADMKNQHLAFTKWGEGQPDKSIQDTGCTMLSENGIWKVTPECSLNAYIICQI; this is encoded by the exons ATGAGGATGATTCTTCTATTCTGCATCCTCTGCCTGATGACTTCTACTGGCCACAATCAGGCTGCAG GAGTTCCTGGACCACCTGGACCGCCTGGACCGCCTGGACCACGTGGACCACGTGGAATGATTGGATTTCCTGGACCAGCTGGACCTGCTGGACCTCCTGGAATGACTGGACCACCTGGACCTGCTGCATCCTGTGGACGAG ATATCTTTGGCCCTATTATGGAGGACCTTGAAACCTTAAAGAAGAGCCTTGCGAAGGTCAAGCTGA CTATAAACTACGACTTTGTCCGCAGCGTTGGTCAGAAATACTTTGTGTCCAACAAGGAGATTGGCTCGTTCTCCAGGGCCGTTGACTTCTGCTCCCAACGAGGCTTAGAGCTGGCTTTACCCCAGAACGAGGAGGAGAACAACATACTGACTCAAGTGTTTGTGGAAAGTAACGAGAACGCCTGGATCAACGTCAACAATAAAGAAGTGGGGAATTTTGAGGCTGATATGAAAAACCAACATCTGGCCTTTACCAAATGGGGAGAGGGGCAGCCAGACAAGTCCATCCAGGATACAGGCTGCACTATGCTGTCAGAAAACGGTATCTGGAAAGTGACACCTGAATGCTCTCTGAATGCTTACATCATTTGTCAGATATAG